The following are encoded in a window of Gossypium raimondii isolate GPD5lz chromosome 13, ASM2569854v1, whole genome shotgun sequence genomic DNA:
- the LOC105782909 gene encoding uncharacterized protein LOC105782909 — protein MEIENNKNEADTMAEDLAKSESSEKKSPNLLKAKSDIAKSVAKNFLKTRKANVTSEVLRKRPKMKSMGISEGNKAAENNVKKLDPVEKDQQKDATTSTEYVEKSQQIQKNEENTCASDSKEKITKSNDDPKKQRNGEGPGLSNKDKKNEEKREGKKKRKRNENKERHRNPVNNNMNDEKREGKGKKQEIKKKEKIDGLIFMCNARTKPDCFRYRVMGVSAGKKDLVLGIRPGLKLFLYDYDVRLLYGIYRATSSGGMKLEPKAFGGAFPAQVRFSVHSDCFPLAENIFKKAIKENYDEKNKFKTELTARQVRKLTELFRPVPVHSTALPFHSPSRAAARIIEHPEKREAHDRPREARPSSHREASVRDPYANISARNYAGFPHERNQRVAYGEVASNKREDGHRDLYLSEKEYRTYGLLGERRKMTPQHHIAPTLTSYLGDYREPPLRQPDTAYRESVPLQRDVVRSDPLRLTEREYRTYDLGATREMQPTVSAATANTSGAGASILDSYIADPYYGRYSGDPLVDAYLSRPREAHLIESDHLRRIESNQAERLYSQYPSDVLVDHNRMQRHRDVNPASASTSVSSRYSFGGASLPYR, from the exons ATGGAgatagaaaataacaaaaatgaagCTGACACTATGGCGGAAGACTTGGCAAAATCAGAATCATCTGAAAAGAAAAGCCCTAATTTATTGAAAGCCAAATCTGATATTGCAAAGTCAGTGGCCAAGAATTTCTTGAAGACAAGAAAAGCAAATGTTACTTCTGAGGTCCTGAGGAAAAGGCCAAAAATGAAAAGCATGGGCATATCAGAGGGCAATAAAGCAGctgaaaataatgttaagaaGTTAGATCCAGTGGAAAAAGACCAGCAAAAGGATGCTACTACGAGTACGGAGTATGTAGAGAAGAGCCAGCAgatccaaaagaatgaagaaaatacATGTGCATCAGATAGCAAGGAAAAGATTACCAAATCAAATGACGATcccaagaaacaaagaaatggtGAAGGGCCTGGTCTTtcaaataaagataaaaagaatgaagaaaagCGGGAGGgtaagaaaaagagaaaacgaAACGAAAATAAGGAAAGGCACCGTAATCCAGTGAATAATAACATGAATGATGAAAAGCGTGAGGGTAAAGGAAAGAAACAAgaaatcaaaaagaaagaaaagattgatGGTCTAATATTCATGTGCAATGCTAGGACCAAGCCAGATTGTTTTCGATACCGTGTAATGGGGGTATCAGCTGGTAAAAAGGATCTTGTGCTGGGTATCAGACCAGGGCTTAAGTTATTTCTCTATGATTACGATGTCAGGCTTCTTTATGGTATTTATAGGGCAACCTCTTCTGGTGGTATGAAACTTGAGCCCAAGGCTTTTGGTGGGGCTTTCCCTGCTCAG GTGCGGTTCAGCGTCCATTCTGATTGTTTTCCTCTGGCAGAGAACATTTTCAAGAAGGCTATAAAGGAAAATTATGATGAAAAGAACAAATTCAAAACTGAACTTACTGCTAGACAA GTTCGGAAGCTCACAGAACTTTTTCGACCAGTTCCAGTTCATTCAACAGCACTACCTTTTCACTCCCCATCAAGGGCAGCAGCTCGAATCATTGAACACCCTGAAAAAAGGGAAGCTCATGATAGACCAAGGGAAGCAAGGCCCTCATCACACAGAGAAGCATCTGTTAGAGACCCTTATGCTAATATCAGTGCTAGGAATTATGCTGGTTTTCCTCATGAAAGGAATCAGCGAGTGGCATATGGAGAGGTGGCATCTAATAAGAGGGAGGATGGCCATCGTGATTTATACCTCAGTGAGAAGGAATACAGAACTTATGGTCTTCTGGGGGAGAGACGAAAAATGACTCCACAGCATCATATCGCTCCTACATTAACATCTTACCTGGGAGATTACAGAGAGCCACCTTTGCGACAACCAGACACTGCATACCGGGAATCTGTGCCTTTGCAGAGAGATGTAGTTCGCTCTGATCCTCTTCGCTTGACTGAAAGAGAATACCGGACTTATGATTTGGGCGCTACACGAGAAATGCAACCAACAGTTTCTGCAGCAACTGCAAATACATCTGGTGCTGGTGCTTCTATCTTGGACTCCTATATTGCGGATCCATATTATGGCCGTTATTCTGGTGATCCATTGGTGGATGCTTACCTGTCGCGTCCAAGAGAAGCACACCTGATTGAAAGTGATCATTTGAGGAGGATAGAAAGCAACCAAGCAGAGAGATTGTATTCTCAATATCCTTCTGACGTTTTAGTAGATCATAACCGGATGCAGCGG